One window of the Oncorhynchus mykiss isolate Arlee chromosome 5, USDA_OmykA_1.1, whole genome shotgun sequence genome contains the following:
- the ccar2 gene encoding cell division cycle and apoptosis regulator protein 1 isoform X1, translating into MDSQMKQRVFTGVVTQLQEHYGMVDQEVRFQKSVVKGRVPALGERVLVKAVLDLSQSHSWSAQRVQTLAEHTQTAKFPRPLLPSMMPAHAQKPGILGSKPQPLLKSPKIPPLIPSILHTVAKPGLLQTPSWGGQFEGWGRGIRKRPAEAGRRGDRREDSGVRGCDQKRRRWKEEEDKGAHPKKTSPTPVQSPALFSCFPRDCVSCDSLELQRRYPHLPLPPSVCHLSISWIDSFPPSQPLPFPLPQPCRYHIGPVEPDQHIHTEREGAECTVKVLLLSMASSEELYRQCCGLQDRKEQQEGAMHPASLIKFLLGEVGGEFRALGGPWCLETDGGGPSPLKDPRALLRTALRCVREQSGLDLSGCSQWYKMAELSYVCEGKLETVVFLLPDVWRIVPTEDDWSTLRTQEEEGAPLPATPCLVARPRPGLALCPVPLSSLLEPHTSTTKEAFEVGLLAELFCEMLQRDFGLLLYRCLCSLTPTHTPTEDDQIKNDKKQRIRDERSKRFQERGESGGTAAEETDDDGEEMDEKEGEREMLGEEGITSENSDCLLKHNVLSRRVLLACVFFDKRLTGGLRQADLHNILLSLGLWLTPTQVQVLLNKVCVEGQCPYRMLASRWEETEHTEPDISMEGNRGLFRGATKKEKACGRKSGGSRGPAAAVGAEVVSYKGSVVNIPSLLQALEAADRTRKALELRIATLQDALVDAAAVTQGQEEGLSSRLEKVELRSSSYEKKLKEDAGHMFALIHKMQEMVDETTSLTQSKTANEEH; encoded by the exons ATGGATAGCCAA ATGAAGCAACGTGTCTTCACTGGGGTTGTGACCCAGCTCCAGGAGCATTATGGGATGGTGGACCAGGAAGTGCGTTTTCAGAAGAG tgtggtgAAGGGGAGAGTTCCGGCACTGGGGGAGAGGGTGCTGGTAAAGGCTGTCCTGGATCTGTCTCAATCACACAGCTGGAGCGCCCAGAGAGTACAGACCCTCGCAGAACACACACAG ACGGCAAAGTTTCCTCGTCCTCTCCTGCCCTCCATGATGCCTGCACACGCACAGAAACCGGGCATTCTGGGTAGCAAGCCGCAGCCTCTCCTCAAATCTCCCAagatccctcctctcatccccagcATCCTTCACACTGTGGCCAAGC CGGGGTTGCTGCAGACTCCATCATGGGGGGGTCAGTTTGAGGGCTGGGGCAGAGGCATCAGGAAGAGACCTGCTGAGGCAGGGAGACGAGGAGACCGCcg GGAGGACAGCGGAGTGAGGGGTTGTGaccagaagaggaggaggtggaaggaagaggaggataagGGAGCACACCCCAAAAAGACCTCCCCTACCCCAGTTCAGAGTCCCGCCCTCTTCTCTTGCTTCCCCAGGGATTG TGTGTCCTGTGACAGTCTAGAGCTACAGCGTCGCtacccccatctccctctccccccatccGTCTGCCACCTGTCAATCAGTTGGATTGACAGCTTTCCTCCCTCCCAGCCCCTCCCCTTTCCGCTCCCACAGCCCTGCCGTTACCACATAGGCCCCGTCGAGCCTGaccaacacatacacactgagagagagggcGCAGAGTGCACTGTAAAG gTGCTGCTGTTGTCCATGGCCAGTTCAGAGGAGCTGTACAGACAGTGCTGTGGGCTGCAGGACCGGAAAGAACAGCAGGAGGGTGCTATGCACCCTGCCTCTCTCATTAAG tTCCTTTTGGGGGAGGTAGGGGGTGAGTTTCGGGCCCTTGGGGGTCCGTGGTGTCTTGAGACAGATGGCGGCGGTCCCAGTCCGCTGAAGGACCCTCGGGCACTGCTGAGGACAGCCCTGCGCTGTGTGAGGGAACAGAGTGGACTGGACCTCAGCGGCTGCTCCCAGTG GTATAAGATGGCTGAGCTGAGCTATGTTTGTGAGGGGAAGCTGGAGACAGTGGTGTTTTTGTTACCTGATGTCTGGCGGATCGTACCTACAGAGGACGACTGGAGCACACTCAGGACTCaggag GAGGAAGGggcccctctccctgccactccaTGCCTGGTTGCAAGGCCTCGTCCTGGGCTAGCCCTCTGCcccgtccccctctcctctctcctggagCCCCACACCTCCACAACCAAGGAGGCCTTTGAG gtgggcTTGCTGGCAGAGTTGTTTTGTGAGATGCTTCAGAGGGACTTTGGTCTACTGCTCTACCGCTGTCTCTGCTCTCTAacgcctacacacacacccacg GAGGATGACCAGATAAAGAACGACAAAAAGCAGAGAATAAGGGATGAGAGGAGTAAAAGATTtcaggaaagaggagagagtggagggacagCAGCGGAGGAGACTGATGACGATGGAGAAGAGATggatgagaaagagggagaaagag AGATGTTGGGAGAGGAGGGAATTACTAGTGAGAATTCAGACTGCCTCTTAAAGCACAAT gtgCTGTCTCGTAGGGTGTTGTTGGCTTGTGTGTTCTTTGACAAACGGCTCACTGGCGGCCTCAGACAAGCAGACCTTCACAACATCTTACTGTCACTAGGGCTGTGGCTCACACCCACCCAAGTCCAGGTGTTGTTGAAtaaggtgtgtgtggaggggcaaTGCCCATACAGGATGCTAGCCTCTCGCTgggaggagacagaacacacagaaccTGATATCAGCATGgaag GTAACCGTGGGTTGTTTCGTGGAGCTACAAAGAAGGAGAAGGCTTGTGGCCGGAAGTCTGGGGGATCCAGGGGGCCAGCTGCAGCTGTGGGGGCTGAGGTGGTCTCCTACAAGGGCAGTGTGGTAAACATCCCCAGCCTGCTGCAGGCCCTGGAAGCAGCAGACAGAACACGGAAAGCCCTGGAGCTACGCATCGCCACCCTACAGGACGCACTGG TGGATGCTGCGGCTGTCACTCAGGGCCAGGAGGAGGGTCTTAGCAGCAGGCTGGAGAAGGTGGAACTTCGAAGCTCATCCTATGAGAAGAAGCTGAAGGAGGATGCTGGTCACATGTTCGCCCTCATCCACAAAATGCAGGAAATGGTCGACGAG ACGACAAGCCTGACTCAATCAAAAACAGCAAATGAAGAACACTGA
- the ccar2 gene encoding cell division cycle and apoptosis regulator protein 1 isoform X2, with amino-acid sequence MKQRVFTGVVTQLQEHYGMVDQEVRFQKSVVKGRVPALGERVLVKAVLDLSQSHSWSAQRVQTLAEHTQTAKFPRPLLPSMMPAHAQKPGILGSKPQPLLKSPKIPPLIPSILHTVAKPGLLQTPSWGGQFEGWGRGIRKRPAEAGRRGDRREDSGVRGCDQKRRRWKEEEDKGAHPKKTSPTPVQSPALFSCFPRDCVSCDSLELQRRYPHLPLPPSVCHLSISWIDSFPPSQPLPFPLPQPCRYHIGPVEPDQHIHTEREGAECTVKVLLLSMASSEELYRQCCGLQDRKEQQEGAMHPASLIKFLLGEVGGEFRALGGPWCLETDGGGPSPLKDPRALLRTALRCVREQSGLDLSGCSQWYKMAELSYVCEGKLETVVFLLPDVWRIVPTEDDWSTLRTQEEEGAPLPATPCLVARPRPGLALCPVPLSSLLEPHTSTTKEAFEVGLLAELFCEMLQRDFGLLLYRCLCSLTPTHTPTEDDQIKNDKKQRIRDERSKRFQERGESGGTAAEETDDDGEEMDEKEGEREMLGEEGITSENSDCLLKHNVLSRRVLLACVFFDKRLTGGLRQADLHNILLSLGLWLTPTQVQVLLNKVCVEGQCPYRMLASRWEETEHTEPDISMEGNRGLFRGATKKEKACGRKSGGSRGPAAAVGAEVVSYKGSVVNIPSLLQALEAADRTRKALELRIATLQDALVDAAAVTQGQEEGLSSRLEKVELRSSSYEKKLKEDAGHMFALIHKMQEMVDETTSLTQSKTANEEH; translated from the exons ATGAAGCAACGTGTCTTCACTGGGGTTGTGACCCAGCTCCAGGAGCATTATGGGATGGTGGACCAGGAAGTGCGTTTTCAGAAGAG tgtggtgAAGGGGAGAGTTCCGGCACTGGGGGAGAGGGTGCTGGTAAAGGCTGTCCTGGATCTGTCTCAATCACACAGCTGGAGCGCCCAGAGAGTACAGACCCTCGCAGAACACACACAG ACGGCAAAGTTTCCTCGTCCTCTCCTGCCCTCCATGATGCCTGCACACGCACAGAAACCGGGCATTCTGGGTAGCAAGCCGCAGCCTCTCCTCAAATCTCCCAagatccctcctctcatccccagcATCCTTCACACTGTGGCCAAGC CGGGGTTGCTGCAGACTCCATCATGGGGGGGTCAGTTTGAGGGCTGGGGCAGAGGCATCAGGAAGAGACCTGCTGAGGCAGGGAGACGAGGAGACCGCcg GGAGGACAGCGGAGTGAGGGGTTGTGaccagaagaggaggaggtggaaggaagaggaggataagGGAGCACACCCCAAAAAGACCTCCCCTACCCCAGTTCAGAGTCCCGCCCTCTTCTCTTGCTTCCCCAGGGATTG TGTGTCCTGTGACAGTCTAGAGCTACAGCGTCGCtacccccatctccctctccccccatccGTCTGCCACCTGTCAATCAGTTGGATTGACAGCTTTCCTCCCTCCCAGCCCCTCCCCTTTCCGCTCCCACAGCCCTGCCGTTACCACATAGGCCCCGTCGAGCCTGaccaacacatacacactgagagagagggcGCAGAGTGCACTGTAAAG gTGCTGCTGTTGTCCATGGCCAGTTCAGAGGAGCTGTACAGACAGTGCTGTGGGCTGCAGGACCGGAAAGAACAGCAGGAGGGTGCTATGCACCCTGCCTCTCTCATTAAG tTCCTTTTGGGGGAGGTAGGGGGTGAGTTTCGGGCCCTTGGGGGTCCGTGGTGTCTTGAGACAGATGGCGGCGGTCCCAGTCCGCTGAAGGACCCTCGGGCACTGCTGAGGACAGCCCTGCGCTGTGTGAGGGAACAGAGTGGACTGGACCTCAGCGGCTGCTCCCAGTG GTATAAGATGGCTGAGCTGAGCTATGTTTGTGAGGGGAAGCTGGAGACAGTGGTGTTTTTGTTACCTGATGTCTGGCGGATCGTACCTACAGAGGACGACTGGAGCACACTCAGGACTCaggag GAGGAAGGggcccctctccctgccactccaTGCCTGGTTGCAAGGCCTCGTCCTGGGCTAGCCCTCTGCcccgtccccctctcctctctcctggagCCCCACACCTCCACAACCAAGGAGGCCTTTGAG gtgggcTTGCTGGCAGAGTTGTTTTGTGAGATGCTTCAGAGGGACTTTGGTCTACTGCTCTACCGCTGTCTCTGCTCTCTAacgcctacacacacacccacg GAGGATGACCAGATAAAGAACGACAAAAAGCAGAGAATAAGGGATGAGAGGAGTAAAAGATTtcaggaaagaggagagagtggagggacagCAGCGGAGGAGACTGATGACGATGGAGAAGAGATggatgagaaagagggagaaagag AGATGTTGGGAGAGGAGGGAATTACTAGTGAGAATTCAGACTGCCTCTTAAAGCACAAT gtgCTGTCTCGTAGGGTGTTGTTGGCTTGTGTGTTCTTTGACAAACGGCTCACTGGCGGCCTCAGACAAGCAGACCTTCACAACATCTTACTGTCACTAGGGCTGTGGCTCACACCCACCCAAGTCCAGGTGTTGTTGAAtaaggtgtgtgtggaggggcaaTGCCCATACAGGATGCTAGCCTCTCGCTgggaggagacagaacacacagaaccTGATATCAGCATGgaag GTAACCGTGGGTTGTTTCGTGGAGCTACAAAGAAGGAGAAGGCTTGTGGCCGGAAGTCTGGGGGATCCAGGGGGCCAGCTGCAGCTGTGGGGGCTGAGGTGGTCTCCTACAAGGGCAGTGTGGTAAACATCCCCAGCCTGCTGCAGGCCCTGGAAGCAGCAGACAGAACACGGAAAGCCCTGGAGCTACGCATCGCCACCCTACAGGACGCACTGG TGGATGCTGCGGCTGTCACTCAGGGCCAGGAGGAGGGTCTTAGCAGCAGGCTGGAGAAGGTGGAACTTCGAAGCTCATCCTATGAGAAGAAGCTGAAGGAGGATGCTGGTCACATGTTCGCCCTCATCCACAAAATGCAGGAAATGGTCGACGAG ACGACAAGCCTGACTCAATCAAAAACAGCAAATGAAGAACACTGA